From one Lycium ferocissimum isolate CSIRO_LF1 chromosome 5, AGI_CSIRO_Lferr_CH_V1, whole genome shotgun sequence genomic stretch:
- the LOC132057945 gene encoding uncharacterized protein LOC132057945, translating into MVDNNVEVIDIQVKEVLQHGKFSIGSACRELRQERPSNHLDNRIWHSKIPFKMSFLTWRAIHNRLSIDKSVARLGIPLEPNYYCCNSNKVTSELESVDHIFCHGDLAKRLWSYFAGPLGINNNNTNLKLRLLNYWNHRTKNPFCVLIIKIIPAIICWEIWRSRCCKKFEEVGYSTYRLISNVLFFILQALKNKFASASFGNTWSTICQACEASIQQKVTIQVKWIKPQLESVKLNSDGSCLNREYGGGGTVRDPTRRVIFAYAIPLGKGTSNMEKEAAMLFGLVWCSRNGNTIVWGETDSLLLTKCINREWKPPWNIANYIESIQKPVEENEFIITHCYREANKPADKLAAISHASDVIQIFNSFSEISTSVRGLINMDRWNPPSFRIKEIKDRNLVYDHP; encoded by the exons ATGGTGGATAACAATGTAGAAGTGATTGATATCCAGGTCAAGGAAGTTCTTCAGCATG GGAAATTTTCTATAGGATCAGCTTGTAGAGAGCTAAGGCAGGAAAGGCCATCAAATCATCTGGACAACAGGATATGGCATTCAAAAATCCCCTTCAAGATGTCATTTCTCACATGGAGAGCTATTCACAACAGGCTTTCCATTGATAAGAGTGTGGCTAGACTTGGAATTCCTTTGGAGCctaattattattgttgtaattCTAACAAAGTGACTAGTGAGCTAGAATCAGTTGACCATATTTTTTGTCATGGTGATTTGGCTAAAAGACTATGGTCTTATTTTGCAGGTCCTCTCggaatcaataacaacaacactaaccTAAAACTTAGATTGCTCAACTATTGGAATCATAGAACAAAAAATCCTTTCTGTGTTCTTATCATCAAGATTATCCCAGCTATCATTTGTTGGGAAATTTGGAGATCAAGATGCTGCAAAAAATTTGAAGAGGTAGGATACTCAACCTATAGATTAATCTCGAATGTCCTCTTTTTTATCTTACAAGCCCTAAAGAACAAATTTGCAAGTGCCAGTTTTGGAAATACATGGAGTACTATATGTCAAGCTTGTGAAGCCAGTATTCAGCAGAAAGTAACCATTCAAGTCAAATGGATCAAACCTCAACTAGAAAGTGTCAAGCTAAATAGTGATGGGAGCTGCCTAAATAGAGAATATGGTGGGGGAGGTACTGTTAGAGATCCCACTAGGAGAGTCATCTTTGCCTATGCCATACCACTGGGAAAAGGAACTAGCAACATGGAAAAGGAAGCAGCAATGCTCTTTGGACTAGTTTGGTGCTCAAGAAATGGCAATACCATAGTCTGGGGAGAAACAGACTCTCTGCTGCTTACTAAGTGCATTAATAGAGAGTGGAAACCTCCATGGAATATTGCAAACTACATAGAGAGTATTCAGAAACCagttgaagaaaatgaattcATCATCACTCATTGCTATAGAGAGGCTAATAAACCAGCAGATAAACTTGCTGCAATAAGTCATGCAAGTGATGTAATCCAAATCTTCAACTCCTTCTCTGAGATATCTACTTCAGTCAGAGGTTTAATCAATATGGACAGGTGGAATCCACCATCATTTAGGATCAAAGAGATTAAAGATAGAAATCTTGTATATGACCACCCTTAG